The Megachile rotundata isolate GNS110a chromosome 6, iyMegRotu1, whole genome shotgun sequence nucleotide sequence tataacctaacctttggcccagacctaacctaatataacctaacctttggcccagacctaacctaatataacctaaccttaggcccagacctaacctaatataacctaaccttagtcccagacctaacctattctaacctaaccttaggcccagacctaacctaatataacctaacctttggcccagacctaacctattctatcctaaccttaggcccagacctaacctattctaacctaaccttaggcccagacctaacctaatataacctaaccttaggcccagacctaacctaatataacctaacctttggcccagacctaacctattctatcctaaccttaggcccagacctaacctattctaacctaaccttaggcccagacctaacctaatataacctaaccttaggcccagacctaacctaatataacctaacctttggcccagacctaacctattctaacctaaccttaggcccagacctaacctaatataacctaaccttaggcccagacctaacctattctaacctaaccttaggcccagacctaacctaatataacctaaccttaggcccagacctaacctaatataacctaacctttggcccagacctaacctattctAACCTAaacttaggcccagacctaacctaatataacctaaccttaggcccagacctaacctattctaacctaaccttaggcccagacctaacctaatataacctaacctttggcccagacctaacctaatctaaactaaccttaggcccagacctaacctattctaacctaaccttaggtccagacctaacctaatataacctaaccttaggccctgactggtagtaataacagtagtagggataataattatagttccgcCCAtagtaatacgagtaataagtattatttatattaaaaatagataATTACTACTAATAATAGTTATAACGACAATAGAACGAGCAATATTGGTAGCGATAtaggttaaattgataataataggagtagtaaggataattgcagttccagcgatgatagtagttgtaatatgcgtaataatattgataataataagaataataagggtaatgatgataaaaatagtaataagcgtaataatattgataataataagaataatatggataatgatgataaaagtagtaataagcgtaataatagtgataataataagaataatatggataatgatgataaaagtagtaatatgtataataatattgataataataggagtagtaaggataattgcagttccagcgatgatagtagttgtaatatgcgtaataatattgataataataagaataataagggtaatgatgataaaaatagtaataagcataataatagtgataataataagaataatacggataatgatgataaaagtagtaatatgtataataatattgataataataagagtagtaaagataattacagttccagcgatgatagtagttgtaatatgcgtaataatattgataataataagaataataagggtaatgatgataaaaatagtaataagcgtaataatagtgataataataagaataatatggataatgatgataaaagtagtaataagcgtaataatagtgataataataagaataatatggataatgatgataaaagtagtaatatgtataataatattgataataataggagtagtaaggataattgcagttccagcgatgatagtagttgtaataagcgtaataatattgataataataagaataataaggataattgcagttccagcgatgatagtagttgtaatatgcgtaataatattgataataataagaataataaggataattacagttccagcggtgataaaagtagtaatatgcgtaataatattgataataataagagtagtaaggataattgcagttccagcgatgatagtagtcgtaataagcgtaataatattgataataataagaataataaggataattacagttccagcggtgataaaagtagtaatatgagtagtaatattgataataataagcgtagtaaggataattacagttccagcgatgataaaagtagtaatatgcgtaataatattgataataataagagtactaaggataattgcagttccagcgatgatagtagtcgtaatatgcgtaataatattgataataataagaataataaagataatgataataaaagtagtaatatgcgtaataatattgataataataagagtagtaaagataattacagttccagcgatgatagtagtcgtaatatgcgtaataatattgataataataagaataataaggatactgataataaaagtagtaatgtgcgtaataatattgataataataagagtagtaaggataattacagttgaagcgatgataatagtcgtaatatgggtaataatattaataataataagaatgataagcataataataatttagttgtaacgataataaaagtagtaatatcgatcaaattgataataatgagagtagtaaggataataattatagttccacaataatagtaatagtaacatggggaatgatatatgttaggtctccagacctaacctgatacaacctaaccttagtCCCTGACCTAACATGATCTGAACTAACCTTAGATCCTGACCGaacttaatataacctaactgcaagcctgacctaacctgttgATTGTCTGTTATGTTTAAGAATGTAATGGAAGGGATTGTAAATAagtacatgatttcttttgtttatttattgtaacttcatgaatacatacaatttgcaaatatattttgtataatttttaatttatgtaactctTTATTAGCTTAATTCTTGGTCGAAGATCGAGGCAGATTGtgtgtatattcaattttggaactgaaaaataaaagcatttataataacatatttattgttgttgcacgatttaataatatttttacgtaaAAGTTAGAACCTTAGTAAAcagaaaatgttaattataaaaataataaattgaataactatTTATAATGTGCAATTGTTGTGACtaaatatatgtgtaatattaaaaaataggaCTTACGTTGATTAAATGGAACGCAGAGATCCTTCCTCCACTTCAATGCTGTAAAGACTAGCTCGTCGGTCTGATAGCATGGCTTGAACTACTTTTAAGTAGCGCGCAGATTTTTCATAGTTTCGTCATTCGAGGCTAGATGGCAGTATCATTACAAAAGCGCGGGTAAATGCAGTAATCAAAAACGTACGATAACCGTATACCGTGTTTTCTTTTATCTTGCATTAAAGGGGTCATGTTCTCGATTATACGGAACGACTATCGGGTGCTACCGATATGAGTAACTTTATAACAAATTCTTCCTCTTCGAATTATATTGCATACAGATTCAAAAACAGCAAGAGTTGCGCAATAATGGAATAATTCGTCTTCTTATTGTCTGTCGTTGGGCGAATAATTAATGTCCGTTACGAAACACCCTGTTTGTCTCCAGTACAATGCATATCGAAGGTTTGTGTACAGTGACGTATCATGCGATTTGCTAATCTTACACTATTTATTAAATCCTTGAAATTTTACACTTTCTAAACATCGGATAATActtgaagaaatttttaaatgattaggTGGAGTATATTTATAAACGGTTGATTTGTCGCATACCAGATACCACGATCCGTAATTAATTCTTATCATGCCGTTACGTAAAGAAACAGAACTTGTCCTACATAATGCAAGCTTCGTTTTATCACATAAATTATCCCATTTGAAAAATCACTGATTACGAGTATATCAATGTTAACTTACTTTTATCAGTGACAAAATATTTACCGCTGCCGGAATAAAATATCGTCGCGTATTTACAAAGTAAGTACGGCCGTGGAAGAAGCATCGTGTCTGCGTACTCGTGTGTCCTCGGTTACAAATCCAACATACACGCATGTAGCTACTGTATTGTATTGCATATGTATTGTATGCAAATCAGTGTGGTTTAAAGCTGGCTCCGGTCTGCCGACAAGATCTCCCATTCCGCAACCATTCCCCTCACGAAGCTTGTGGTTACGTGCAACGTGCGACGCGGCTGCGAGTAGGTCGGTAAGTGTAACAGGGGACAAATGCGCCCGCGAGCACCACGGGGCAAGTATGTACCCGCGGGCAATAATGGGCAgccgatttcaaaatttcaacttaaaaatttctacattttcaattttctaaattgtcaaatcacgtaatttctaaacttatctGAATGTTCAAAActtggaaagtttgaaaatttgaaattttggaagtttcaaatttttacaaattacacTTTTAAATTCGCACGATTGATATATGATTTATTGCAGATCTTGATGTATTATAGATGTGTAAATGttcgtaatttattaaattatgatcAAAAGGCGGTTTTTTGACAAATCGTACTTACCGACAAGGTGGTGCGCACAGCGCATTGCGCAGACCGCAAGCTGTGCAAGGGAAATGGCTATGGAGCGAGGGGATTTTCTTGATAGGATGGAGCCACCTTTCAACTACGACACGATATAAACGATACGTCCACGCGATTTCGCGTTAAAACGTATGGTAACAGCGCGTTTACGTATTGTTTTTCTTGATTCGCAGGAGCTGTTCGGAATCTACGACGTAACGCGAGGAAACGCGTAAAATGAACGTTTCGCGCGACGATGTGTTCGCGCAATTGAAACACGCGGGAAAACTTTGGTACATTGTTAACCCTTACGAAACGTCTTTTGAATTCCCGCAACAAGTGCCCGATTATCAGCAGCAGGTAATATCACATATTCTATTATTTATACGTAAATTGactgattattttttaattcatcaattaataattaattcagttattaaattaatcaataattgatatcttttaattgaaaattcaagtttattgaaagataaattaatttcaattgaaGGCTCTTCTTATTAAATAAACTAAGaaataattatcaattacaattttgtaacttaaTTGTTGATGAAcacattaattaaaataaaataaatatgtacacaGGTATGGTTTCCATTTTTCGTCCTAATCATATTGGAGCAAATGATATTGGTATTCAAGAAAAAGAAGTTTCGTTTGAACGATCAAGTGACATCTTTATCCCATTGGTTGTTCCAAGAAACTGGACGGTAAGCATAGGTAAcgctttaatattattacttctacgtttaataaaatatacaagtgGAGTATCGATCGATGCGAACGTTCAACGTTTCACGACACCAAATCTATTTTTGTGAGCGTATTTTTACCGTAACGTTGATCCGTGGCCTCGTTAAGATGTATCTAATCGGATTTGTGTTCGACAATTCTGGATCCCAGATGCAGCGAGTAATAAGTTTAGGGTGGTTATCACGACGAATTTAGAACAAAAATAGCCACTggtaatatgaaaatataagctGATATTTATGAGTAATATTCAGCCAATATTTATGAGCCATTAAAAAGTGATAAAAGTCAATAAAAGCAGCAGGTGTTAGACATTTCATTTTGCAATAATAACAGCGATCACCATTTCtcaacataaaatatatttattttagttattttctgaattaactattgattgaaatttttaacgacGTCGTATTTTTCAGTATTCTCTTCCGTGGTGCCGAATATTACACGTACATCGTAATTTACGAGAGATATCACTGGTGGAATCTGCCTTGGAACTCGGCATGGACTTGGTGTATCACTGCCGTGGGGGTGGATTTCTGTTACTATTGGGTTCACCGCAGTAACCACGGTTAAATTCCTATCCAACCATCCATGCGTGTCATTGTGAACCCTCTACCTGACCAATTTATACGTTTCTCGCCCGTTTACAGAGGTACACTTTTTATGGGCTCACCATCAAGTACATCATAGCAGTGAGGAGTTCAATCTCGCGGTTGGTCTGCGACAATCCATCTTTCAACACTGGTGTAATTTCGTCAGTATCTTTTCTAGTCTCacaatttcaacattttcaaatatttggtaattttaatttGCTTACAGATGTTTTACTTACCCCTCGCATTATTTATACCTCCATCGCATTTCATCGCCCACAaccaattcaatttaatttaccaACTATGGATCCACACGACCGTGATCGACGATCTAGGACCACTGGAACTAATATTCAATACACCAAAGCATCATCGGGTACATCACGGTAAGAGACTCTAATAAACGAGTTATCGTTGCTACTCGATGcatcaatattttctataacaACTCCGATTAATTTTTCTCAGGTTGCAATTTATACTGTCTGGACAAAAATTACGGCGGCGTTCTCATCATATGGGATAAATTATTCGGCACATTTATGAAAGAGAGAAGCAAAGAGGAGATAATTTATGGCTTAGTCGTTAGTCCACAATCATTTAATCCACTATACCTGCAGGTGAGAAACCGCGGATCCTCGAACATCCGTATTTCTCTACCTGTTCGCAAACCGCTTTTATCTCTAATAACCGGTAAACGCTCGATCATTCCGTTATGTAAAATCTCAATTAGTTATGTAAATACATGATTGATACGATTTTGAAGTTGATCGATGTGCGGACGCGTAGATAATTGATCTCTTAACTGTGTATGCACGCAAGGTAACTTACGCTAAGGGGTTAGATCACCTTGATCTAAGGTCAGTGTAGGATCTtctatgtaatttattttcatatacaAACATGTACACGAATGCAATGTGTATGTGATGTGTTTGATCCCCTATAGTTGAACAAGTATTTTTGAATGAGTTGTTGAAACAATATGTATTTAACGTTGTAGATATTTTATGTGGCGCAATTAATCGAAAAGAGTTTACATATGTCGACTCTGACAAACAAGTTGGCTGTAATTTGGAAAGGTCCTAGTTGGTTTCCAGGTGGTCCACGTTTGGGTCTTGACGAGTTCAAGATAAATGTAAGTTCTTACGTCTCGTCACAAAGTCTAGGTAACGtaagaaataattattgtttctCGTAGGTAACATCTAGAATTAAATACGACCGTCGTATACCCAGTTGGCAAAGCTTGTACATTATCGTGCATTTTTGTTTAGTTCTTTACCAGCATTTACAGCTGTATGACGAGACGCGGGTaagattttattgtaaaattagcAGACATATACTTACCAGTAAAcccaacaaataaaattttctcttCCACAGGATTTAACAACCGCATCTTCAGCATTTATAGCGATCAATAATTTGCTCACTGTGACCGCGATCGGTCTCCTATTCGACGAATCACCTTACGGTGATattgtggaatttctacgctGCCTGATCTACTTATACTTCTTGAGGGTGCATCATTTAATCAACGTACACGTATATTACGTGCACATAGTGTCTTGCTGCATTTGGACGTTACATTTTCTTTGTAAAATAAGAACACGGTAGAAGAACTgattttgcataatatattatagaaactgataattttgtaaaactacAAGATATAACTGTCTAATTTATGCGTTACCGTATTCTTACTATTTTCACTTGAACGGAACGCGTAAATTCGACATAGCATAATACGtttcttttaattaataaatatcgtaGAAATGATTATCGAAGCGTTCGTGCTTGACAAATACATGTTTAAAAACCAGTAGCAAATGACTTTTTATACATAGGACATAGAACGAGGAAGTTAAGAACGGCGGTTTCTTCGGTTACTCGATACAATTTCTCTTTTTACTAAACTCTCATTGAATTACTTTCCGTGAAATGATATCGGAAACCACGTGTGGTCACCTCACGTAATGTCATATTTTCGATTCGATTAAGTTAGTGGCGGATAACTGTACTCATAAATAGACAGTTATTCAGTAGTTTACGATCATGTTAAGAACATTTATTGAAAGATAGAATACGAAGGATAAAGGTACCATTGAAGAGACtaatatttaattcttaaagttttatattttcatggACAAAAAGAAAACATGTTCAAGATAAACGAAAGACATCCTTAAATCGTTGACAGAACACAGAACTCGTACAGTGGATCGAATACATCGAATTTATCGTTAGCAAAAAAGATCAAAGC carries:
- the LOC100881500 gene encoding alkylglycerol monooxygenase isoform X3 gives rise to the protein MNVSRDDVFAQLKHAGKLWYIVNPYETSFEFPQQVPDYQQQVWFPFFVLIILEQMILVFKKKKFRLNDQVTSLSHWLFQETGRILFRGAEYYTYIVIYERYHWWNLPWNSAWTWCITAVGVDFCYYWVHRSNHEVHFLWAHHQVHHSSEEFNLAVGLRQSIFQHWCNFMFYLPLALFIPPSHFIAHNQFNLIYQLWIHTTVIDDLGPLELIFNTPKHHRVHHGCNLYCLDKNYGGVLIIWDKLFGTFMKERSKEEIIYGLVVSPQSFNPLYLQIFYVAQLIEKSLHMSTLTNKLAVIWKGPSWFPGGPRLGLDEFKINFFTSIYSCMTRRGI
- the LOC100881500 gene encoding alkylglycerol monooxygenase isoform X1; amino-acid sequence: MNVSRDDVFAQLKHAGKLWYIVNPYETSFEFPQQVPDYQQQVWFPFFVLIILEQMILVFKKKKFRLNDQVTSLSHWLFQETGRILFRGAEYYTYIVIYERYHWWNLPWNSAWTWCITAVGVDFCYYWVHRSNHEVHFLWAHHQVHHSSEEFNLAVGLRQSIFQHWCNFMFYLPLALFIPPSHFIAHNQFNLIYQLWIHTTVIDDLGPLELIFNTPKHHRVHHGCNLYCLDKNYGGVLIIWDKLFGTFMKERSKEEIIYGLVVSPQSFNPLYLQIFYVAQLIEKSLHMSTLTNKLAVIWKGPSWFPGGPRLGLDEFKINVTSRIKYDRRIPSWQSLYIIVHFCLVLYQHLQLYDETRDLTTASSAFIAINNLLTVTAIGLLFDESPYGDIVEFLRCLIYLYFLRVHHLINVHVYYVHIVSCCIWTLHFLCKIRTR
- the LOC100881500 gene encoding alkylglycerol monooxygenase isoform X2 translates to MNVSRDDVFAQLKHAGKLWYIVNPYETSFEFPQQVPDYQQQVWFPFFVLIILEQMILVFKKKKFRLNDQVTSLSHWLFQETGRILFRGAEYYTYIVIYERYHWWNLPWNSAWTWCITAVGVDFCYYWVHRSNHEVHFLWAHHQVHHSSEEFNLAVGLRQSIFQHWCNFMFYLPLALFIPPSHFIAHNQFNLIYQLWIHTTVIDDLGPLELIFNTPKHHRVHHGCNLYCLDKNYGGVLIIWDKLFGTFMKERSKEEIIYGLVVSPQSFNPLYLQIFYVAQLIEKSLHMSTLTNKLAVIWKGPSWFPGGPRLGLDEFKINVSSYVSSQSLVLYQHLQLYDETRDLTTASSAFIAINNLLTVTAIGLLFDESPYGDIVEFLRCLIYLYFLRVHHLINVHVYYVHIVSCCIWTLHFLCKIRTR